Proteins encoded in a region of the Equus asinus isolate D_3611 breed Donkey chromosome X, EquAss-T2T_v2, whole genome shotgun sequence genome:
- the USP11 gene encoding ubiquitin carboxyl-terminal hydrolase 11 isoform X5: MDTPCTAQFSHTDSVDLVLRTAREQFLVSPQEETRLWVKNAEGSFERLCNTRVTVLDAALKTGQLVVMETRNKDGTWPSAQPHTTKSASEDENFQGQPGICGLTNLGNTCFMNSALQCLSNVPQLTEYFLKNRYLEELNFCNPLGMKGEIAEAYADLVKQAWSGHHRSIVPHVFKTKVGHFASQFLGYQQHDSQELLSFLLDGLHEDLNRVKKKEYVELCDAAGRPDQEVAQEAWQNHKRRNDSVIVDTFHGLFKSTLVCPDCGNVSVTFDPFCYLSVPLPVSHKRVMEVFFVSMDPRRKPEQHRLVVPKKGKISDLCVALAKHTGVSPERMMVADVFSHRFYKIYQLEESLSSILDRDDIFIYEVSGRSAIGENSREDVVLPIYLRERTPARDYNNSYYGLMLFGHPLLVSVPRDRLSWDALYHILLYRLSRYVTRPSSDDEDDGDEKDLEDKDNIPKPGHVAGGSSQDPGPEQAGPSSGVAGGSRAPVDNSPGPSHWPQRARRKHLFTLQTVNSNGTSDRSTFNEDTHGVSFSSQPYIAIDWEPEMKKRYYDEVEAEGYVKHDCVGYVLKKAPVRLQECIELFTTVETLEKENPWYCPSCKQHQLATKKLDLWMLPETLIIHLKRFSYTKFSREKLDTLVEFPIRDLDFSEFVIKPQNESAPELYKYDLIAVSNHYGGLRDGHYTTFACNKDSGQWHYFDDSSVSPVTENQIESKAAYVLFYQRQDVARRLQPQPASSDPPASLGSSSPPNSEFMDVN, translated from the exons ATGGACACACCTTGCACTGCTCAATTCAGCCACACAGATTCTGTTG ACCTAGTTTTGCGTACCGCTCGAGAGCAGTTTCTGGTGAGCCCCCAGGAAGAGACACGACTGTGGGTCAAGAACGCAGAGGGCTCTTTTGAGAGGTTGTGCAACACACGTGTCACAGTGCTCGACGCCGCCCTCAAGACTGGGCAg CTGGTTGTCATGGAGACCCGAAACAAGGATGGCACTTGGCCCAGCGCACAGCCGCATACCAC GAAAAGTGCATCAGAGGATGAGAACTTCCAGGGCCAGCCAGGCATCTGTGGTCTCACCAACCTGGGCAACACGTGCTTCATGAACTCAGCCCTGCAG TGCCTCAGCAATGTGCCACAGCTCACTGAGTACTTCCTCAAAAACCGCTACCTGGAGGAGCTCAACTTCTGCAACCCACTGGGCATGAAGGGTGAGATTGCAGAGGCCTATGCAGACCTGGTGAAGCAGGCGTGGTCTGGCCACCACCGCTCCATCGTGCCCCATGTGTTCAAG ACCAAGGTCGGCCACTTTGCGTCCCAGTTTCTGGGCTACCAGCAGCATGACTCACAGGAACTGCTGTCGTTCCTCCTGGATGGGCTGCATGAGGACCTCAATCGTGTCAAAAAGAAGGAATATGTGGAGCTATGCGATGCGGCTGGGCGACCAGATCAG GAGGTCGCTCAGGAGGCCTGGCAGAACCACAAACGGCGGAACGATTCTGTGATCGTGGACACTTTTCATGGCCTCTTCAAGTCCACGCTGGTATGCCCTGATTGTGGTAACGTGTCTGTGACCTTTGACCCCTTCTGCTACCTCAGCGTCCCACTGCCTGTCAGCCACAAGAGGGTCATGGAGGTCTTCTTTGTCTCCATGGACCCCCGCCGCAAGCCAGAGCAG CACCGGCTAGTGGTCCCCAAGAAAGGCAAGATCTCGGATCTGTGTGTGGCTCTGGCCAAACACACTGGTGTCTCGCCAGAAAGG ATGATGGTGGCTGATGTCTTCAGTCACCGCTTTTATAAGATCTACCAGCTGGAAGAGTCTCTGAGCAGCATCTTGGATCGAGATGATATCTTCAT ATATGAGGTGTCGGGCAGGTCTGCTATCGGTGAGAACTCCAGAGAGGATGTTGTCCTTCCTATCTACCTGCGGGAGCGCACCCCAGCCCGGGACTACAACAACTCCTACTATGGCCTGATGCTCTTTGGGCACCCGCTCCTGGTGTCTGTGCCCCGGGACCGGCTCTCCTGGGATGCCCTATATCACATCCTCCTGTACCGCCTCTC ACGCTATGTGACCAGACCTAGCTCAGATGACGAGGATGATGGGGATGAGAaag ACCTGGAGGATAAGGACAACATCCCCAAGCCTGGACACGTGGCTGGGGGCAGCTCCCAAGACCCTGGGCCCGAGCAGGCTGGGCCCAGCTCTGGAGTTGCAGGCGGGAGCCGGGCCCCTGTGGACAACTCCCCTGGACCATCTCACTGGCCCCAGAGGGCACGGCGCAAGCACCTGTTTACCCTGCAGACAGTGAATTCCAACGGGACCAGCGACCGCTCGACTTTCAACGAGGATACCCATGGTGTCTCCTTCAGCT CCCAGCCGTACATTGCCATCGACTGGGAACCAGAGATGAAGAAGCGTTACTATGACGAGGTGGAGGCTGAG GGTTATGTGAAGCATGACTGCGTTGGGTATGTGCTAAAGAAGGCTCCGGTGCGGCTGCAGGAGTGCATTGAGCTCTTCACCACTGTTGAAACCCTGGAGAAGGAAAACCCCTG GTACTGCCCCTCCTGCAAGCAGCACCAGCTGGCCACCAAGAAGCTGGACCTCTGGATGCTGCCTGAGACACTCATCATCCACCTGAAGCGCTTCTCCTACACCAAGTTCTCCCGCGAGAAGCTGGACACCCTTGTGGAGTTTCCGATCCg AGACCTGGATTTCTCTGAGTTTGTCATCAAGCCGCAGAACGAGTCGGCCCCAGAGCTGTACAAATATGATCTCATCGCCGTTTCCAACCATTATGGGGGCCTGCGTGATGGACACT ACACGACGTTTGCCTGCAACAAGGACAGTGGCCAGTGGCACTACTTTGATGACAGCAGCGTCTCGCCTGTGACTGAGAATCAGATTGAG TCCAAGGCAGCCTATGTCCTCTTCTACCAACGCCAGGACGTGGCGCGTCGCCTGCAACCCCAGCCTGCCTCATCTGACCCCCCAGCATCCCTGGGCTCCAGTTCCCCACCCAACTCTGAGTTCATGGATGTAAACTGA
- the USP11 gene encoding ubiquitin carboxyl-terminal hydrolase 11 isoform X6 translates to MDTPCTAQFSHTDSVDLVLRTAREQFLVSPQEETRLWVKNAEGSFERLCNTRVTVLDAALKTGQLVVMETRNKDGTWPSAQPHTTKSASEDENFQGQPGICGLTNLGNTCFMNSALQCLSNVPQLTEYFLKNRYLEELNFCNPLGMKGEIAEAYADLVKQAWSGHHRSIVPHVFKTKVGHFASQFLGYQQHDSQELLSFLLDGLHEDLNRVKKKEYVELCDAAGRPDQEVAQEAWQNHKRRNDSVIVDTFHGLFKSTLVCPDCGNVSVTFDPFCYLSVPLPVSHKRVMEVFFVSMDPRRKPEQHRLVVPKKGKISDLCVALAKHTGVSPERMMVADVFSHRFYKIYQLEESLSSILDRDDIFIYEVSGRSAIGENSREDVVLPIYLRERTPARDYNNSYYGLMLFGHPLLVSVPRDRLSWDALYHILLYRLSRYVTRPSSDDEDDGDEKDLEDKDNIPKPGHVAGGSSQDPGPEQAGPSSGVAGGSRAPVDNSPGPSHWPQRARRKHLFTLQTVNSNGTSDRSTFNEDTHAQPYIAIDWEPEMKKRYYDEVEAEGYVKHDCVGYVLKKAPVRLQECIELFTTVETLEKENPWYCPSCKQHQLATKKLDLWMLPETLIIHLKRFSYTKFSREKLDTLVEFPIRDLDFSEFVIKPQNESAPELYKYDLIAVSNHYGGLRDGHYTTFACNKDSGQWHYFDDSSVSPVTENQIESKAAYVLFYQRQDVARRLQPQPASSDPPASLGSSSPPNSEFMDVN, encoded by the exons ATGGACACACCTTGCACTGCTCAATTCAGCCACACAGATTCTGTTG ACCTAGTTTTGCGTACCGCTCGAGAGCAGTTTCTGGTGAGCCCCCAGGAAGAGACACGACTGTGGGTCAAGAACGCAGAGGGCTCTTTTGAGAGGTTGTGCAACACACGTGTCACAGTGCTCGACGCCGCCCTCAAGACTGGGCAg CTGGTTGTCATGGAGACCCGAAACAAGGATGGCACTTGGCCCAGCGCACAGCCGCATACCAC GAAAAGTGCATCAGAGGATGAGAACTTCCAGGGCCAGCCAGGCATCTGTGGTCTCACCAACCTGGGCAACACGTGCTTCATGAACTCAGCCCTGCAG TGCCTCAGCAATGTGCCACAGCTCACTGAGTACTTCCTCAAAAACCGCTACCTGGAGGAGCTCAACTTCTGCAACCCACTGGGCATGAAGGGTGAGATTGCAGAGGCCTATGCAGACCTGGTGAAGCAGGCGTGGTCTGGCCACCACCGCTCCATCGTGCCCCATGTGTTCAAG ACCAAGGTCGGCCACTTTGCGTCCCAGTTTCTGGGCTACCAGCAGCATGACTCACAGGAACTGCTGTCGTTCCTCCTGGATGGGCTGCATGAGGACCTCAATCGTGTCAAAAAGAAGGAATATGTGGAGCTATGCGATGCGGCTGGGCGACCAGATCAG GAGGTCGCTCAGGAGGCCTGGCAGAACCACAAACGGCGGAACGATTCTGTGATCGTGGACACTTTTCATGGCCTCTTCAAGTCCACGCTGGTATGCCCTGATTGTGGTAACGTGTCTGTGACCTTTGACCCCTTCTGCTACCTCAGCGTCCCACTGCCTGTCAGCCACAAGAGGGTCATGGAGGTCTTCTTTGTCTCCATGGACCCCCGCCGCAAGCCAGAGCAG CACCGGCTAGTGGTCCCCAAGAAAGGCAAGATCTCGGATCTGTGTGTGGCTCTGGCCAAACACACTGGTGTCTCGCCAGAAAGG ATGATGGTGGCTGATGTCTTCAGTCACCGCTTTTATAAGATCTACCAGCTGGAAGAGTCTCTGAGCAGCATCTTGGATCGAGATGATATCTTCAT ATATGAGGTGTCGGGCAGGTCTGCTATCGGTGAGAACTCCAGAGAGGATGTTGTCCTTCCTATCTACCTGCGGGAGCGCACCCCAGCCCGGGACTACAACAACTCCTACTATGGCCTGATGCTCTTTGGGCACCCGCTCCTGGTGTCTGTGCCCCGGGACCGGCTCTCCTGGGATGCCCTATATCACATCCTCCTGTACCGCCTCTC ACGCTATGTGACCAGACCTAGCTCAGATGACGAGGATGATGGGGATGAGAaag ACCTGGAGGATAAGGACAACATCCCCAAGCCTGGACACGTGGCTGGGGGCAGCTCCCAAGACCCTGGGCCCGAGCAGGCTGGGCCCAGCTCTGGAGTTGCAGGCGGGAGCCGGGCCCCTGTGGACAACTCCCCTGGACCATCTCACTGGCCCCAGAGGGCACGGCGCAAGCACCTGTTTACCCTGCAGACAGTGAATTCCAACGGGACCAGCGACCGCTCGACTTTCAACGAGGATACCCATG CCCAGCCGTACATTGCCATCGACTGGGAACCAGAGATGAAGAAGCGTTACTATGACGAGGTGGAGGCTGAG GGTTATGTGAAGCATGACTGCGTTGGGTATGTGCTAAAGAAGGCTCCGGTGCGGCTGCAGGAGTGCATTGAGCTCTTCACCACTGTTGAAACCCTGGAGAAGGAAAACCCCTG GTACTGCCCCTCCTGCAAGCAGCACCAGCTGGCCACCAAGAAGCTGGACCTCTGGATGCTGCCTGAGACACTCATCATCCACCTGAAGCGCTTCTCCTACACCAAGTTCTCCCGCGAGAAGCTGGACACCCTTGTGGAGTTTCCGATCCg AGACCTGGATTTCTCTGAGTTTGTCATCAAGCCGCAGAACGAGTCGGCCCCAGAGCTGTACAAATATGATCTCATCGCCGTTTCCAACCATTATGGGGGCCTGCGTGATGGACACT ACACGACGTTTGCCTGCAACAAGGACAGTGGCCAGTGGCACTACTTTGATGACAGCAGCGTCTCGCCTGTGACTGAGAATCAGATTGAG TCCAAGGCAGCCTATGTCCTCTTCTACCAACGCCAGGACGTGGCGCGTCGCCTGCAACCCCAGCCTGCCTCATCTGACCCCCCAGCATCCCTGGGCTCCAGTTCCCCACCCAACTCTGAGTTCATGGATGTAAACTGA
- the USP11 gene encoding ubiquitin carboxyl-terminal hydrolase 11 isoform X4, whose protein sequence is MDTPCTAQFSHTDSVDLVLRTAREQFLVSPQEETRLWVKNAEGSFERLCNTRVTVLDAALKTGQLVVMETRNKDGTWPSAQPHTTKSASEDENFQGQPGICGLTNLGNTCFMNSALQCLSNVPQLTEYFLKNRYLEELNFCNPLGMKGEIAEAYADLVKQAWSGHHRSIVPHVFKTKVGHFASQFLGYQQHDSQELLSFLLDGLHEDLNRVKKKEYVELCDAAGRPDQEVAQEAWQNHKRRNDSVIVDTFHGLFKSTLVCPDCGNVSVTFDPFCYLSVPLPVSHKRVMEVFFVSMDPRRKPEQHRLVVPKKGKISDLCVALAKHTGVSPERMMVADVFSHRFYKIYQLEESLSSILDRDDIFIYEVSGRSAIGENSREDVVLPIYLRERTPARDYNNSYYGLMLFGHPLLVSVPRDRLSWDALYHILLYRLSRYVTRPSSDDEDDGDEKDLEDKDNIPKPGHVAGGSSQDPGPEQAGPSSGVAGGSRAPVDNSPGPSHWPQRARRKHLFTLQTVNSNGTSDRSTFNEDTHGVSFSCEPGLGRREGGFLGSRAHDHLPSPPAQPYIAIDWEPEMKKRYYDEVEAEGYVKHDCVGYVLKKAPVRLQECIELFTTVETLEKENPWYCPSCKQHQLATKKLDLWMLPETLIIHLKRFSYTKFSREKLDTLVEFPIRDLDFSEFVIKPQNESAPELYKYDLIAVSNHYGGLRDGHYTTFACNKDSGQWHYFDDSSVSPVTENQIESKAAYVLFYQRQDVARRLQPQPASSDPPASLGSSSPPNSEFMDVN, encoded by the exons ATGGACACACCTTGCACTGCTCAATTCAGCCACACAGATTCTGTTG ACCTAGTTTTGCGTACCGCTCGAGAGCAGTTTCTGGTGAGCCCCCAGGAAGAGACACGACTGTGGGTCAAGAACGCAGAGGGCTCTTTTGAGAGGTTGTGCAACACACGTGTCACAGTGCTCGACGCCGCCCTCAAGACTGGGCAg CTGGTTGTCATGGAGACCCGAAACAAGGATGGCACTTGGCCCAGCGCACAGCCGCATACCAC GAAAAGTGCATCAGAGGATGAGAACTTCCAGGGCCAGCCAGGCATCTGTGGTCTCACCAACCTGGGCAACACGTGCTTCATGAACTCAGCCCTGCAG TGCCTCAGCAATGTGCCACAGCTCACTGAGTACTTCCTCAAAAACCGCTACCTGGAGGAGCTCAACTTCTGCAACCCACTGGGCATGAAGGGTGAGATTGCAGAGGCCTATGCAGACCTGGTGAAGCAGGCGTGGTCTGGCCACCACCGCTCCATCGTGCCCCATGTGTTCAAG ACCAAGGTCGGCCACTTTGCGTCCCAGTTTCTGGGCTACCAGCAGCATGACTCACAGGAACTGCTGTCGTTCCTCCTGGATGGGCTGCATGAGGACCTCAATCGTGTCAAAAAGAAGGAATATGTGGAGCTATGCGATGCGGCTGGGCGACCAGATCAG GAGGTCGCTCAGGAGGCCTGGCAGAACCACAAACGGCGGAACGATTCTGTGATCGTGGACACTTTTCATGGCCTCTTCAAGTCCACGCTGGTATGCCCTGATTGTGGTAACGTGTCTGTGACCTTTGACCCCTTCTGCTACCTCAGCGTCCCACTGCCTGTCAGCCACAAGAGGGTCATGGAGGTCTTCTTTGTCTCCATGGACCCCCGCCGCAAGCCAGAGCAG CACCGGCTAGTGGTCCCCAAGAAAGGCAAGATCTCGGATCTGTGTGTGGCTCTGGCCAAACACACTGGTGTCTCGCCAGAAAGG ATGATGGTGGCTGATGTCTTCAGTCACCGCTTTTATAAGATCTACCAGCTGGAAGAGTCTCTGAGCAGCATCTTGGATCGAGATGATATCTTCAT ATATGAGGTGTCGGGCAGGTCTGCTATCGGTGAGAACTCCAGAGAGGATGTTGTCCTTCCTATCTACCTGCGGGAGCGCACCCCAGCCCGGGACTACAACAACTCCTACTATGGCCTGATGCTCTTTGGGCACCCGCTCCTGGTGTCTGTGCCCCGGGACCGGCTCTCCTGGGATGCCCTATATCACATCCTCCTGTACCGCCTCTC ACGCTATGTGACCAGACCTAGCTCAGATGACGAGGATGATGGGGATGAGAaag ACCTGGAGGATAAGGACAACATCCCCAAGCCTGGACACGTGGCTGGGGGCAGCTCCCAAGACCCTGGGCCCGAGCAGGCTGGGCCCAGCTCTGGAGTTGCAGGCGGGAGCCGGGCCCCTGTGGACAACTCCCCTGGACCATCTCACTGGCCCCAGAGGGCACGGCGCAAGCACCTGTTTACCCTGCAGACAGTGAATTCCAACGGGACCAGCGACCGCTCGACTTTCAACGAGGATACCCATGGTGTCTCCTTCAGCTGTGAGCCAGGGttggggaggcgggaggggggTTTCCTTGGCAGCAGGGCCCATGACCACCTCCCCTCGCCCCCAGCCCAGCCGTACATTGCCATCGACTGGGAACCAGAGATGAAGAAGCGTTACTATGACGAGGTGGAGGCTGAG GGTTATGTGAAGCATGACTGCGTTGGGTATGTGCTAAAGAAGGCTCCGGTGCGGCTGCAGGAGTGCATTGAGCTCTTCACCACTGTTGAAACCCTGGAGAAGGAAAACCCCTG GTACTGCCCCTCCTGCAAGCAGCACCAGCTGGCCACCAAGAAGCTGGACCTCTGGATGCTGCCTGAGACACTCATCATCCACCTGAAGCGCTTCTCCTACACCAAGTTCTCCCGCGAGAAGCTGGACACCCTTGTGGAGTTTCCGATCCg AGACCTGGATTTCTCTGAGTTTGTCATCAAGCCGCAGAACGAGTCGGCCCCAGAGCTGTACAAATATGATCTCATCGCCGTTTCCAACCATTATGGGGGCCTGCGTGATGGACACT ACACGACGTTTGCCTGCAACAAGGACAGTGGCCAGTGGCACTACTTTGATGACAGCAGCGTCTCGCCTGTGACTGAGAATCAGATTGAG TCCAAGGCAGCCTATGTCCTCTTCTACCAACGCCAGGACGTGGCGCGTCGCCTGCAACCCCAGCCTGCCTCATCTGACCCCCCAGCATCCCTGGGCTCCAGTTCCCCACCCAACTCTGAGTTCATGGATGTAAACTGA
- the USP11 gene encoding ubiquitin carboxyl-terminal hydrolase 11 isoform X2 encodes MAAVAADPAAVDAAEDQEPQRKAVPGLESQRRQIKSSESGRERPLRAGESWFLVEQHWYQQWELYVQGGDQDSSTFPGCINNAKLFEDQVNWRLKKGLVEGEDYVLLPEAAWHYLVSWYGLEHGQPPIERKVVELLSIQEVEVYPVELLLVQHSDMDTPCTAQFSHTDSVDLVLRTAREQFLVSPQEETRLWVKNAEGSFERLCNTRVTVLDAALKTGQLVVMETRNKDGTWPSAQPHTTKSASEDENFQGQPGICGLTNLGNTCFMNSALQCLSNVPQLTEYFLKNRYLEELNFCNPLGMKGEIAEAYADLVKQAWSGHHRSIVPHVFKTKVGHFASQFLGYQQHDSQELLSFLLDGLHEDLNRVKKKEYVELCDAAGRPDQEVAQEAWQNHKRRNDSVIVDTFHGLFKSTLVCPDCGNVSVTFDPFCYLSVPLPVSHKRVMEVFFVSMDPRRKPEQHRLVVPKKGKISDLCVALAKHTGVSPERMMVADVFSHRFYKIYQLEESLSSILDRDDIFIYEVSGRSAIGENSREDVVLPIYLRERTPARDYNNSYYGLMLFGHPLLVSVPRDRLSWDALYHILLYRLSRYVTRPSSDDEDDGDEKDLEDKDNIPKPGHVAGGSSQDPGPEQAGPSSGVAGGSRAPVDNSPGPSHWPQRARRKHLFTLQTVNSNGTSDRSTFNEDTHGVSFSSQPYIAIDWEPEMKKRYYDEVEAEGYVKHDCVGYVLKKAPVRLQECIELFTTVETLEKENPWYCPSCKQHQLATKKLDLWMLPETLIIHLKRFSYTKFSREKLDTLVEFPIRDLDFSEFVIKPQNESAPELYKYDLIAVSNHYGGLRDGHYTTFACNKDSGQWHYFDDSSVSPVTENQIESKAAYVLFYQRQDVARRLQPQPASSDPPASLGSSSPPNSEFMDVN; translated from the exons GTTCCTCGTGGAACAGCACTGGTACCAACAGTGGGAATTGTACGTGCAGGGAGGAGACCAGGACTCCAGCACCTTCCCTGGCTGCATCAACAATGCTAAGCTCTTTGAAG acCAGGTAAACTGGCGCCTCAAGAAGGGACTGGTGGAAGGTGAGGATTATGTGCTGCTCCCAGAGGCTGCTTGGCATTACCTGGTCAGCTGGTATGGTCTAGAGCATGGCCAGCCGCCAATTGAGCGCAAG GTCGTGGAGCTGCTCAGTATCCAGGAGGTCGAGGTGTACCCAGTAGAACTGCTGCTTGTCCAGCACAGTGATATGGACACACCTTGCACTGCTCAATTCAGCCACACAGATTCTGTTG ACCTAGTTTTGCGTACCGCTCGAGAGCAGTTTCTGGTGAGCCCCCAGGAAGAGACACGACTGTGGGTCAAGAACGCAGAGGGCTCTTTTGAGAGGTTGTGCAACACACGTGTCACAGTGCTCGACGCCGCCCTCAAGACTGGGCAg CTGGTTGTCATGGAGACCCGAAACAAGGATGGCACTTGGCCCAGCGCACAGCCGCATACCAC GAAAAGTGCATCAGAGGATGAGAACTTCCAGGGCCAGCCAGGCATCTGTGGTCTCACCAACCTGGGCAACACGTGCTTCATGAACTCAGCCCTGCAG TGCCTCAGCAATGTGCCACAGCTCACTGAGTACTTCCTCAAAAACCGCTACCTGGAGGAGCTCAACTTCTGCAACCCACTGGGCATGAAGGGTGAGATTGCAGAGGCCTATGCAGACCTGGTGAAGCAGGCGTGGTCTGGCCACCACCGCTCCATCGTGCCCCATGTGTTCAAG ACCAAGGTCGGCCACTTTGCGTCCCAGTTTCTGGGCTACCAGCAGCATGACTCACAGGAACTGCTGTCGTTCCTCCTGGATGGGCTGCATGAGGACCTCAATCGTGTCAAAAAGAAGGAATATGTGGAGCTATGCGATGCGGCTGGGCGACCAGATCAG GAGGTCGCTCAGGAGGCCTGGCAGAACCACAAACGGCGGAACGATTCTGTGATCGTGGACACTTTTCATGGCCTCTTCAAGTCCACGCTGGTATGCCCTGATTGTGGTAACGTGTCTGTGACCTTTGACCCCTTCTGCTACCTCAGCGTCCCACTGCCTGTCAGCCACAAGAGGGTCATGGAGGTCTTCTTTGTCTCCATGGACCCCCGCCGCAAGCCAGAGCAG CACCGGCTAGTGGTCCCCAAGAAAGGCAAGATCTCGGATCTGTGTGTGGCTCTGGCCAAACACACTGGTGTCTCGCCAGAAAGG ATGATGGTGGCTGATGTCTTCAGTCACCGCTTTTATAAGATCTACCAGCTGGAAGAGTCTCTGAGCAGCATCTTGGATCGAGATGATATCTTCAT ATATGAGGTGTCGGGCAGGTCTGCTATCGGTGAGAACTCCAGAGAGGATGTTGTCCTTCCTATCTACCTGCGGGAGCGCACCCCAGCCCGGGACTACAACAACTCCTACTATGGCCTGATGCTCTTTGGGCACCCGCTCCTGGTGTCTGTGCCCCGGGACCGGCTCTCCTGGGATGCCCTATATCACATCCTCCTGTACCGCCTCTC ACGCTATGTGACCAGACCTAGCTCAGATGACGAGGATGATGGGGATGAGAaag ACCTGGAGGATAAGGACAACATCCCCAAGCCTGGACACGTGGCTGGGGGCAGCTCCCAAGACCCTGGGCCCGAGCAGGCTGGGCCCAGCTCTGGAGTTGCAGGCGGGAGCCGGGCCCCTGTGGACAACTCCCCTGGACCATCTCACTGGCCCCAGAGGGCACGGCGCAAGCACCTGTTTACCCTGCAGACAGTGAATTCCAACGGGACCAGCGACCGCTCGACTTTCAACGAGGATACCCATGGTGTCTCCTTCAGCT CCCAGCCGTACATTGCCATCGACTGGGAACCAGAGATGAAGAAGCGTTACTATGACGAGGTGGAGGCTGAG GGTTATGTGAAGCATGACTGCGTTGGGTATGTGCTAAAGAAGGCTCCGGTGCGGCTGCAGGAGTGCATTGAGCTCTTCACCACTGTTGAAACCCTGGAGAAGGAAAACCCCTG GTACTGCCCCTCCTGCAAGCAGCACCAGCTGGCCACCAAGAAGCTGGACCTCTGGATGCTGCCTGAGACACTCATCATCCACCTGAAGCGCTTCTCCTACACCAAGTTCTCCCGCGAGAAGCTGGACACCCTTGTGGAGTTTCCGATCCg AGACCTGGATTTCTCTGAGTTTGTCATCAAGCCGCAGAACGAGTCGGCCCCAGAGCTGTACAAATATGATCTCATCGCCGTTTCCAACCATTATGGGGGCCTGCGTGATGGACACT ACACGACGTTTGCCTGCAACAAGGACAGTGGCCAGTGGCACTACTTTGATGACAGCAGCGTCTCGCCTGTGACTGAGAATCAGATTGAG TCCAAGGCAGCCTATGTCCTCTTCTACCAACGCCAGGACGTGGCGCGTCGCCTGCAACCCCAGCCTGCCTCATCTGACCCCCCAGCATCCCTGGGCTCCAGTTCCCCACCCAACTCTGAGTTCATGGATGTAAACTGA